A single Salminus brasiliensis chromosome 20, fSalBra1.hap2, whole genome shotgun sequence DNA region contains:
- the fam189a2 gene encoding endosomal transmembrane epsin interactor 1: MSLPVVLPGSCCRLARASLAPHFGDPSLSSRGRNRSAAARWRMSGSQARLSPALLPARPLLSLGLLQLVLGCSMVALSFGALSLSNSPPIRNSCPFWAGSSVILSGIIGLTTWKRPMLLLVNLFVLLSVVCILLNLAGFILCCQGAQLVSSTINCQLSGDGDICNCCADSPSSLCQEEKLIKIYAGHSCGTMRVLLKKVLFALCALNALTTAVCLIAAALRYLQIFSARRPCMEEPRSVPEEGEEPQRSPDPEEFIAPAPPPSYFSTFYSYTPRLARRMFGDSVIPLPHIYGARIKGVEVFCPLDPPPPYEAVAAGENQPLQAQDSELQVTELTELTERLSHCSDTDTASDDRCLQTAILSPTPPLQPRHTPNAATSSRRPHRQRLRRSNSDPVLLDLAAKVMSCEAATQTELSPGTGPTEQATVTLRRGKGPRRPRPSSMVDYQSYRDTKLLVARFLQQSSCSMTPEVQELINSIKTVLRSDEEHMEEAVRCASFIDQVITGSDSGPARAAQARQTQPDCTSNTLPLRKRPGLLHLRSCGDLSTFTWAELSRSRTASRMGSRTGQERPHSLIGVSRETVL; the protein is encoded by the exons ATGTCTCTGCCGGTAGTTCTGCCTGGCTCCTGCTGTCGCTTAGCCCGGGCTTCTCTGGCCCCTCACTTCGGAGATCCATCGCTATCTTCCCGAGGCCGCAACCGCTCGGCCGCCGCGCGGTGGCGAATGTCCGGCTCCCAGGCGCGGCTCTCCCCCGCGCTGCTGCCCGCTCGACCCCTGCTCTCGCTCGGGCTGCTGCAGCTGGTTCTCGGCTGCTCCATGGTAGCGCTCTCTTTCGGCGCTCTGTCCCTCAGCAACTCGCCTCCCATCAGAAACTCGTGCCCGTTTTGGGCAGGGTCCTCA GTCATTCTCTCTGGGATTATCGGCCTCACAACATGGAAACGGCCCATGCTGCTGCTG GTGAATCTGTTTGTGTTGCTGTCCGTGGTGTGTATCCTGCTGAACCTGGCAGGCTTCATCCTGTGTTGTCAGGGAGCTCAGCTGGTGTCCAGCACCATCAACTGTCAGCTG AGCGGCGATGGCGATATCTGTAACTGTTGTGCTGATAGCCCCAGCAGCCTGTGCCAAGAGGAGAAGCTGATAAAGATATATGCCGGCCACTCGTGCGGGACGATGAGAGTGCTGCTCAAG AAAGTTCTTTTTGCGCTGTGCGCATTGAACGCACTGACTACTGCAGTGTGTCTGATTGCAGCTGCGTTACGCTATCTCCAGATTTTCTCAGCCAGACGGCCCTGCATG GAAGAGCCGCGGAGCGTTCCAGAAGAAGGAGAGGAGCCACAGCGGAGTCCCGATCCTGAGGAGTTTATAGCCCCTGCACCACCTCCTTCATACTTCTCCACCTTCTACTCCTACACCCCACGGTTGGCACGCAG GATGTTTGGTGACAGTGTAATCCCGCTGCCTCATATATACGGAGCGAGAATCAAAGGGGTGGAGGTTTTCTGTCCACTCGACCCGCCTCCCCCCTATGAAGCTGTTGCAGCAGGAGAGAACCAGCCTCTACAG GCGCAGGACTCCGAGCTTCAAGTGACTGAACTGACCGAACTGACCGAAAGGCTGTCCCACTGCTCTGACACGGACACGGCCAGCGATG ACAGGTGTCTGCAGACAGCTATACTGAGTCCCACGCCTCCTTTACAGCCCCGTCACACTCCCAATGCAGCCACATCCAGCAGGAGGCCACACAGACAGCGTCTTCGCAGGTCCAACAGTGACCCTGTCCTCCTGGACCTTGCTGCCAAAG taatgagctgtgaagcagcCACACAGACTGAACTAAGTCCTGGGACAGGGCCAACAGAGCAGGCCACCGTCACCCTGCGGCGGGGGAAGGGTCCCCGGCGGCCACGTCCCTCCTCCATGGTGGACTATCAGAGCTATAGGGACACCAAGCTGCTTGTGGCCCGCTTCCTGCAGCAGTCCTCGTGCAGCATGACCCCTGAGGTCCAGGAGCTGATCAACAGCATCAAGACGGTGCTGCGCTCAGACGAGGAACACATGGAGGAGGCGGTGCGCTGTGCCAGCTTCATCGACCAG GTCATCACAGGGTCAGACAGTGGTCCGGCGCGGGCGGCCCAGGCCAGACAGACGCAACCGGACTGCACCTCCAACACACTGCCGCTGCGCAAGCGGCCGGGCCTGCTGCACCTGCGCAGCTGTGGGGATCTCAGCACCTTCACCTGGGCTGAGCTGTCCCGTTCACGCACCGCCTCTAGGATGGGCTCTCGGACCGGACAGGAGC